One segment of Phaeacidiphilus oryzae TH49 DNA contains the following:
- a CDS encoding M18 family aminopeptidase gives MSPAFDRGHTDDLIAYLAASPSPYHAVASAADRLEKAGFRRAEETAAWGGGSGGRYVVRGGALIAWYVPANLADRAEAPFRVVGAHTDSPNLRVKPKPDSGAAGWRQIAVEIYGGVPLNTWLDRDLGLSGRLALRDSSTRLVQIDEPLLRVPQLAIHLDRGVNDGMTLDRQRHVKPIWGLGKPEEGELVRYVAERAGVEAGDVLGWDLMVHDLQPPAYLGRDRELLAAPRLDNLLSVHAATAALARVSDQGERGDEGGQELPHIPVLAAFDHEENGSTSDTGAQGPLLGNVLDRVVFGRGGSPEDRARALAGTVCLSSDMGHAVHPNYAERHDPDHHPLPNGGPILKVNVNQRYSTDGVGRAVFAEACERAGVPWQTFVSNNAMPCGTTIGPLTAARLGVSTVDCGIAALSMHSARELCGAEDPAYLASAVKAFLEG, from the coding sequence TTGAGCCCCGCCTTCGACCGCGGCCACACCGACGATCTGATCGCCTACCTGGCCGCCAGCCCGTCCCCGTACCACGCGGTCGCCTCGGCGGCGGACCGGCTGGAGAAGGCCGGCTTCCGGCGCGCCGAGGAGACCGCGGCCTGGGGCGGCGGCAGCGGCGGGCGGTACGTGGTCCGCGGCGGCGCGCTGATCGCCTGGTACGTCCCGGCGAACCTGGCGGACCGGGCGGAGGCGCCGTTCCGAGTCGTCGGCGCGCACACCGACTCGCCCAACCTGCGGGTCAAGCCCAAGCCGGACTCCGGCGCGGCCGGCTGGCGGCAGATCGCCGTGGAGATCTACGGCGGGGTGCCGCTCAACACCTGGCTGGACCGGGACCTCGGGCTCTCCGGCCGGCTGGCCCTGCGGGACAGCTCGACCCGGCTCGTCCAGATCGACGAACCCCTGCTGCGGGTACCGCAGTTGGCGATCCACCTGGACCGCGGGGTGAACGACGGGATGACGCTGGACCGGCAGCGGCACGTGAAGCCGATCTGGGGCCTCGGCAAGCCCGAGGAGGGCGAGCTGGTCCGGTACGTGGCCGAGCGGGCCGGGGTCGAGGCCGGCGACGTCCTCGGCTGGGACCTGATGGTGCACGACCTCCAGCCGCCGGCCTACCTCGGGCGGGACCGCGAGCTGCTGGCCGCTCCGCGGCTGGACAACCTGCTGTCGGTGCACGCCGCCACGGCGGCGCTGGCGCGGGTCTCCGACCAGGGCGAGCGGGGCGACGAGGGCGGCCAGGAGCTTCCGCACATCCCGGTGCTGGCCGCCTTCGACCACGAGGAGAACGGCTCGACCTCGGACACCGGGGCGCAGGGGCCGCTGCTCGGCAACGTGCTGGACCGGGTGGTCTTCGGGCGGGGCGGCTCGCCGGAGGACCGGGCGCGGGCGCTGGCCGGGACGGTGTGCCTGTCGTCCGACATGGGGCACGCCGTCCACCCCAACTACGCCGAGCGGCACGACCCGGACCACCACCCGCTGCCGAACGGGGGGCCGATCCTGAAGGTCAACGTCAACCAGCGGTACTCGACGGACGGCGTCGGGCGGGCGGTCTTCGCGGAGGCCTGCGAGCGGGCCGGCGTGCCGTGGCAGACCTTCGTCTCCAACAACGCGATGCCCTGCGGGACGACGATCGGCCCTCTGACCGCCGCGCGGCTGGGCGTCTCCACGGTGGACTGCGGGATCGCGGCGCTGAGCATGCATTCCGCGCGCGAGCTGTGCGGGGCGGAGGACCCGGCGTATCTGGCCTCGGCGGTCAAGGCGTTCCTGGAGGGCTAG
- a CDS encoding MFS transporter has product MGGPAAWTAWGIGVAVYVLAVVHRTSLGVAGLDAAVRFHIGASQLSTFSLLQVLVYAAMQIPAGLLVDRIGPRRVLSLGLVLLTAGQLGFAFSSGFAPALISRAVLGCGDAMTFVSVLRLGALWFPPRRNPLMAQLTALVGMGGNLVSTAVLSRVLHSAGWTATFGVTGVIGVGLLAVVLLFLRDSPDHHGFRRGRGRGRDRAAAQAVTEPRPPVLPLIRAAWAEPGTRIGLWTHFTSQFPAMTFLLLWGEPFLEDGQGLPAGTAGTLLSLVVVSNMACGLLFGQLLSRRHSLRLPLVLTVVSVTGVLWAVVLTWPGPHAPVWLLTVLCAWMGSNGSASIVGLDFARPVNPPERIGTASGIVNMGGFIATMFCLLTIGVLLDASGGGGGHYPAHAFHLAFWVLYLPMALGLSQILRLRRRAAAREAEFRVGHAVAVSIPRQREGLADA; this is encoded by the coding sequence CTGGGCGGCCCGGCAGCCTGGACGGCCTGGGGGATCGGCGTCGCGGTCTACGTCCTGGCCGTCGTCCACCGCACCAGCCTGGGCGTGGCCGGGCTCGACGCCGCCGTCCGCTTCCACATCGGCGCCTCCCAGCTCTCCACCTTCTCGCTGCTCCAGGTGCTGGTCTACGCGGCCATGCAGATACCGGCGGGCCTCCTGGTGGACCGGATCGGGCCGCGCCGGGTGCTCAGCCTCGGGCTGGTCCTCCTCACCGCCGGGCAGCTCGGCTTCGCCTTCTCGTCCGGCTTCGCCCCGGCACTGATCTCCCGGGCGGTGCTGGGCTGCGGGGACGCGATGACCTTCGTCAGCGTGCTGCGGCTGGGCGCACTGTGGTTCCCGCCGCGGCGGAACCCGCTGATGGCCCAGCTCACGGCTCTGGTGGGGATGGGCGGCAACCTGGTCAGCACCGCGGTGCTGTCCCGGGTGCTGCACAGCGCGGGATGGACCGCGACCTTCGGTGTCACGGGGGTGATCGGTGTCGGGCTGCTCGCTGTCGTGCTGCTCTTCCTCCGGGACTCGCCGGACCATCACGGGTTCCGGCGGGGGCGCGGGCGGGGCCGCGACCGGGCCGCCGCGCAGGCGGTCACCGAGCCGCGGCCGCCGGTGCTGCCGCTGATCCGCGCGGCCTGGGCGGAGCCCGGGACGCGGATCGGGCTGTGGACCCACTTCACCTCGCAGTTCCCGGCGATGACTTTCCTGCTGCTGTGGGGTGAGCCGTTCCTGGAGGACGGGCAGGGGCTGCCGGCCGGCACCGCCGGCACGCTGCTGAGCCTGGTGGTGGTCTCGAACATGGCCTGCGGGCTGCTCTTCGGGCAGCTGCTCTCGCGGCGGCACTCGCTGCGGCTGCCGCTGGTGCTCACCGTCGTCTCGGTCACCGGCGTGCTGTGGGCGGTGGTGCTGACCTGGCCGGGGCCGCATGCTCCGGTGTGGCTGCTGACCGTGCTGTGCGCCTGGATGGGCAGCAACGGGTCGGCGTCCATCGTCGGCCTCGACTTCGCGCGGCCGGTGAACCCGCCCGAGCGGATCGGGACGGCCTCGGGGATCGTCAACATGGGCGGATTCATCGCGACGATGTTCTGTCTGCTGACGATCGGCGTCCTGCTGGACGCCTCCGGCGGGGGCGGCGGCCACTACCCGGCGCACGCGTTCCATCTGGCGTTCTGGGTGCTGTACCTGCCGATGGCGCTGGGGCTCTCGCAGATCCTCCGCCTGCGCCGGCGCGCGGCGGCGCGGGAGGCGGAGTTCCGCGTCGGCCACGCCGTGGCGGTGTCGATCCCGCGTCAGCGCGAGGGACTCGCGGACGCCTGA
- a CDS encoding carbon-nitrogen family hydrolase — MRASLVQMDVSDGEPADSRRERAVALIRQQRGSDLVVLPELWPVGGFAADAWSDAAEPLDGPTADAMSAAAREAGVWLHAGSIVERDPDGPIYNTSLFFAPDGELTHTYRKIHRFGFDRGEAIRMAAGEELVTASTEHGTLGLATCYDLRFPELFRGLLDAGAELLVVPAAWPARRIDHWTLLARARAVEEQVFVLGCNDTGSNGGVPQGGHSIVVGPWGEVLAEAGDGEEVLTVDLDPAAVAKAREAFPVLRDRVLGVVPPSRR, encoded by the coding sequence GTGCGCGCCTCACTTGTCCAGATGGACGTCTCCGACGGGGAGCCGGCGGACTCCCGGCGGGAGCGCGCGGTGGCGCTGATCCGTCAGCAGCGGGGCTCGGACCTGGTGGTCCTGCCGGAACTGTGGCCGGTCGGCGGGTTCGCCGCGGACGCCTGGTCGGACGCCGCCGAGCCGCTGGACGGACCCACCGCGGACGCCATGTCGGCCGCCGCCCGGGAGGCCGGGGTCTGGTTGCACGCCGGTTCGATCGTGGAACGCGATCCCGACGGCCCGATCTACAACACCTCCCTCTTCTTCGCCCCCGACGGGGAGTTGACCCACACCTACCGGAAGATCCACCGCTTCGGCTTCGACCGCGGCGAGGCGATCCGGATGGCGGCCGGCGAGGAGCTGGTGACCGCCTCCACCGAGCACGGCACCCTCGGCCTGGCCACCTGCTACGACCTGCGCTTCCCCGAGCTCTTCCGGGGCCTGCTGGACGCCGGGGCCGAGCTGCTGGTGGTCCCGGCCGCCTGGCCGGCCCGCCGGATCGACCACTGGACGCTGCTGGCCCGCGCGCGGGCCGTCGAGGAGCAGGTCTTCGTCCTCGGCTGCAACGACACCGGCAGCAACGGCGGTGTCCCGCAGGGCGGGCACAGCATCGTCGTGGGGCCGTGGGGCGAGGTGCTGGCCGAGGCCGGGGACGGTGAGGAGGTCCTCACCGTGGACCTGGACCCGGCCGCGGTCGCCAAGGCCCGCGAGGCCTTCCCGGTGCTGCGCGACCGGGTCCTGGGAGTGGTCCCGCCGAGCCGGCGCTGA
- a CDS encoding LPXTG cell wall anchor domain-containing protein, protein MKLRRALVTVASTAALLPAALAAAPAAFADDSGSTPTVSATATDTPTASATTPPAETATTPAASASADPTGAASPSASATGTPGGTGPTATGSPTAGGTPTAPASATGTPTADPTAYCTDQNQAYQAALKISVAGLPGRIARGSGWHVFKLTLDNPTKKSITGVDLVAGVFNPNSGDPFADKQLKLQAYDWDAKQWFDVGDSSSSIGYLGPGDLPANTSADVRLRLNVESAAPLGLTVALGYGAYPDKADDCIAEASGIEKFKVVSAGSGTGGTATSEPGGQVPPPARQASDDRTKNHAIPARTTQAALTGSLAHTGSPSQLPLIGGIGGAAIVAGAGALLVVRRRKAGSAV, encoded by the coding sequence ATGAAGCTTCGCCGTGCCCTGGTGACGGTGGCATCCACTGCCGCCCTCCTTCCCGCGGCGCTGGCGGCGGCCCCCGCGGCCTTCGCCGATGACTCCGGCAGCACGCCGACGGTGTCCGCCACAGCGACGGACACCCCCACCGCGTCCGCCACCACCCCGCCGGCCGAGACCGCCACCACGCCGGCCGCCTCGGCCTCCGCCGACCCGACCGGCGCCGCCTCCCCGTCCGCGAGCGCCACCGGCACCCCCGGCGGCACCGGCCCCACGGCCACCGGCTCGCCGACCGCCGGCGGCACCCCCACCGCCCCGGCCTCGGCGACGGGCACCCCGACCGCCGACCCGACCGCGTACTGCACCGACCAGAACCAGGCGTACCAGGCCGCGCTGAAGATCTCGGTGGCCGGTCTGCCGGGCCGGATCGCCCGCGGCAGCGGCTGGCACGTCTTCAAGCTCACCCTGGACAACCCCACCAAGAAGTCGATCACCGGGGTCGACCTGGTCGCGGGCGTCTTCAACCCGAACAGCGGCGACCCCTTCGCGGACAAGCAGCTCAAGCTGCAGGCCTACGACTGGGACGCCAAGCAGTGGTTCGACGTGGGCGACAGCTCCTCGAGCATCGGCTACCTCGGCCCGGGCGACCTGCCGGCGAACACCTCCGCGGACGTCAGGCTGCGGCTGAACGTCGAGTCCGCCGCTCCGCTCGGGCTGACCGTGGCCCTCGGCTACGGGGCCTACCCGGACAAGGCCGACGACTGCATCGCCGAGGCCTCCGGCATCGAGAAGTTCAAGGTCGTCTCCGCGGGCAGCGGGACCGGCGGCACCGCCACCAGTGAGCCCGGCGGCCAGGTGCCGCCCCCGGCCCGCCAGGCCTCGGACGACAGGACCAAGAACCACGCCATCCCGGCCAGGACCACGCAGGCGGCCCTCACCGGCTCGCTCGCCCACACCGGTTCGCCCTCCCAGCTGCCACTGATCGGCGGGATCGGCGGGGCCGCGATCGTGGCCGGCGCCGGCGCGCTCCTCGTGGTGCGCCGCCGGAAGGCCGGCTCGGCCGTCTGA
- a CDS encoding NHL domain-containing thioredoxin family protein: MNASAPSPRRARVRAPELAGRGGWLNTGGAELALADFRGRILVLDFWTSCCINCLHVLDELRELEEKHRDTLVIVGVHSPKFVHEAEHQAVVDAVDRYEVHHPVLDDPDLATWKQYAVRAWPTLVVIDPEGYVVAQHAGEGHAHALATLVEELEEEHAAKGTLRRGDSPYVPPEPQPGALRFPGKALRLDDGRYLVADTGHHSVTELAEDGETVLRRFGDGERGLADGPAEEARFSEPQGLALLPDGDVIVADTVNHALRRLDLTTGRVSTVAGTGRQWWQGSPTSGPAREIDLSSPWDVAWFDGRVWIAMAGVHQLWTYDPEAGTVAAAAGTTNEGLVDGAPEQSWFAQPSGLAADATGDRLWLADAETSALRWVDAGTHEIHTAVGTGLFDFGLRDGDAEQALFQHPLGVTALPDGSVAVADTYNHALRRYDPATGQVTTLATDLREPSGAVLAGEDIVVIESARHRLTRMRLPEEAVQVESAAHRTQRPATEVAAGAFTVDVVFTAPTGQKLDERYGPSTRLLISSTPPELIASGAGADSALRREIVLADGVTEGVLHVSAMAASCDDAEDVEFPACHVHQQDWGVPVHVTPAGATRLPLVLAGMDATA, translated from the coding sequence ATGAACGCTTCCGCTCCCTCCCCCCGCCGCGCCCGCGTCCGGGCACCCGAACTCGCCGGCCGCGGCGGCTGGCTGAACACCGGCGGAGCGGAGCTCGCCCTCGCCGACTTCCGCGGCAGGATCCTGGTGCTGGACTTCTGGACCAGCTGCTGCATCAACTGCCTCCACGTCCTGGACGAGCTCCGCGAGCTGGAGGAGAAGCACCGGGACACCCTGGTGATCGTCGGCGTCCATTCGCCCAAGTTCGTCCACGAGGCCGAGCACCAGGCCGTGGTCGACGCCGTCGACCGGTACGAGGTCCACCACCCCGTGCTGGACGACCCGGACCTGGCCACCTGGAAGCAGTACGCGGTCCGCGCCTGGCCGACCCTGGTCGTCATCGACCCCGAGGGCTACGTCGTCGCCCAGCACGCCGGCGAGGGGCACGCCCACGCCCTCGCCACCCTGGTCGAGGAGTTGGAGGAGGAGCACGCCGCCAAGGGCACCCTCCGCCGCGGCGACTCCCCCTACGTGCCGCCGGAGCCGCAGCCCGGCGCGCTGCGCTTCCCCGGCAAGGCGCTCCGCCTGGACGACGGCCGCTACCTGGTCGCCGACACCGGCCACCACTCGGTCACCGAGCTCGCCGAGGACGGCGAGACGGTGCTCCGCCGCTTCGGCGACGGCGAGCGCGGGCTCGCCGACGGCCCGGCCGAGGAGGCCAGGTTCAGCGAGCCGCAGGGTCTCGCACTGCTCCCGGACGGCGACGTGATCGTCGCGGACACCGTCAACCACGCCCTGCGCCGACTGGACCTGACGACCGGTCGGGTCAGCACGGTGGCCGGCACCGGCCGCCAGTGGTGGCAGGGCTCCCCGACCTCCGGCCCGGCCCGCGAGATCGACCTCTCCTCGCCCTGGGACGTGGCCTGGTTCGACGGCCGGGTCTGGATCGCCATGGCCGGCGTCCACCAGCTGTGGACCTACGACCCCGAGGCGGGCACGGTCGCGGCCGCGGCCGGCACCACCAACGAGGGCCTGGTCGACGGCGCCCCCGAGCAGTCCTGGTTCGCCCAGCCCTCCGGTCTCGCCGCGGACGCGACCGGGGACCGGCTGTGGCTGGCCGACGCCGAGACCTCCGCGCTGCGCTGGGTGGACGCGGGCACCCACGAGATCCACACCGCGGTGGGCACCGGCCTCTTCGACTTCGGCCTCCGGGACGGGGACGCCGAACAGGCCCTCTTCCAGCACCCGTTGGGCGTCACCGCGCTGCCGGACGGCTCGGTCGCCGTCGCCGACACCTACAACCACGCGCTCCGCCGCTACGACCCGGCGACCGGGCAGGTCACCACCCTGGCCACGGATCTGCGCGAGCCGTCGGGCGCGGTGCTGGCCGGCGAGGACATCGTGGTGATCGAGTCCGCCCGGCACCGGCTGACCCGGATGCGCCTCCCGGAGGAGGCCGTCCAGGTCGAGTCCGCCGCGCACCGGACCCAGCGTCCCGCCACCGAGGTCGCGGCCGGGGCGTTCACCGTGGACGTGGTCTTCACGGCACCGACCGGCCAGAAGCTGGACGAGCGCTACGGGCCCTCGACGCGGCTGCTGATCTCCTCCACGCCGCCGGAGCTGATCGCCTCCGGCGCGGGGGCGGACTCCGCGCTCCGCCGCGAGATCGTCCTGGCGGACGGCGTCACCGAGGGCGTCCTCCACGTCTCCGCGATGGCCGCGAGCTGCGACGACGCGGAGGACGTCGAGTTCCCGGCCTGCCACGTCCACCAGCAGGACTGGGGCGTCCCCGTCCACGTCACCCCTGCGGGCGCGACCCGCCTCCCGCTGGTCCTGGCCGGAATGGACGCTACGGCCTGA
- a CDS encoding sensor histidine kinase, which produces MRARGRGGGGTRLSTRVALGTTAVVALVMLFAGTLLLGLVGRALHDDQDAQLRDRAAAVLPYARNAIRAAETGRTRAEAGQQRRVAASALDVGVRLIGPDGTVLLAEGPQPDNGFAVPAGNLGSAVTERADGNSWRLLGSRVTGTGGGALWLFSPSAQVRDQLAMVRERLILAGLIVAPLAGLLSLLVTERVVRPLRLLQQRTSGLDPRTGDTTRLQLDPTRIAEVDDLARTLQTVLTRYHEQAARTGEALETARAFAASASHELRTPLMSMRTNLDILAEHPELGQTDRAEVLTDLRAEHARLLDLLVALRALAQGDLVEEDAFAPVDLVELADAAVREARRRCPPARIELLVAPGPEGAGANAAAGLAGWAPGLRMALDNLLANTIAHGHVPGLPPEVVMTVGQDAVAGEVVVTVDDAGPGIPEAERAAVFQRFHRRSGSGGSGLGLTLVAQQVALHGGTVRIGVPPEEFAGGRGTRIEVRLPVAYGTGLPHARAWLTGTQENHKVRS; this is translated from the coding sequence GTGAGGGCGCGCGGACGCGGGGGCGGCGGGACGCGGCTCTCCACCCGGGTCGCGCTGGGCACCACCGCGGTGGTGGCGCTGGTGATGCTCTTCGCCGGGACGCTGCTGCTCGGCCTGGTCGGCCGCGCCCTCCACGACGACCAGGACGCCCAGCTGCGGGACCGGGCCGCCGCCGTGCTGCCCTACGCGCGCAACGCGATCCGGGCCGCCGAGACCGGCCGTACCCGGGCCGAGGCCGGTCAGCAGCGCCGGGTGGCGGCCTCCGCGCTGGACGTCGGGGTACGGCTGATCGGCCCCGACGGCACCGTCCTCCTCGCCGAGGGACCGCAGCCGGACAACGGGTTCGCCGTCCCCGCCGGCAACCTGGGCAGCGCGGTGACCGAGCGGGCCGACGGAAACTCCTGGCGGCTGCTCGGCTCGCGGGTGACCGGGACCGGCGGCGGCGCCCTGTGGCTCTTCTCGCCCTCCGCCCAGGTGCGGGACCAACTCGCCATGGTCCGCGAGCGGCTGATCCTGGCCGGGCTGATCGTCGCCCCGCTGGCCGGACTCCTCTCGCTGCTGGTGACCGAGCGGGTGGTCCGCCCGCTGCGGCTGCTCCAGCAGCGCACCAGCGGACTCGACCCGCGTACCGGCGACACCACCAGGCTGCAGCTGGACCCGACCCGGATCGCCGAGGTCGACGACCTGGCCCGCACCCTGCAGACCGTCCTCACCCGCTACCACGAGCAGGCCGCCCGCACCGGCGAGGCGCTGGAGACCGCCCGGGCGTTCGCCGCCTCGGCCTCCCACGAACTGCGCACCCCGCTGATGAGCATGCGGACCAACCTGGACATCCTGGCCGAGCATCCGGAGCTCGGCCAGACCGACCGCGCCGAGGTGCTCACCGACCTCCGGGCGGAGCACGCCCGGCTGCTCGACCTGCTGGTGGCGCTGCGCGCGCTGGCCCAGGGCGACCTGGTCGAGGAGGACGCCTTCGCCCCGGTCGACCTGGTCGAACTCGCCGACGCGGCGGTGCGGGAGGCCAGGCGGCGCTGCCCGCCGGCCCGGATCGAGCTGCTGGTCGCCCCGGGGCCCGAGGGCGCGGGCGCGAACGCGGCCGCCGGCCTGGCCGGCTGGGCGCCGGGGCTGCGGATGGCGCTGGACAACCTGCTGGCCAACACCATCGCCCACGGCCACGTCCCGGGGCTGCCGCCCGAGGTGGTGATGACGGTCGGTCAGGACGCGGTGGCCGGAGAGGTCGTGGTGACCGTCGACGACGCCGGGCCCGGGATCCCGGAGGCCGAGCGGGCAGCCGTCTTCCAGCGCTTCCACCGGCGCAGCGGCAGCGGCGGCTCGGGACTCGGGCTGACCCTGGTCGCCCAGCAGGTGGCCCTGCACGGCGGCACCGTCCGGATCGGGGTGCCGCCGGAGGAGTTCGCCGGCGGGCGCGGAACCAGGATCGAGGTCCGGCTGCCGGTCGCGTACGGTACCGGACTTCCGCATGCCCGCGCCTGGTTGACCGGAACACAGGAAAACCACAAGGTGCGTTCCTAG
- a CDS encoding response regulator transcription factor: MTARVLVADDDPAILRSLDRGLRLNGFAVSLAEDGRSALTQMRTDPSASGAEPRPGARPDVLVLDVSLPDIRGTDVCRRLRADGDDTPVLMLSALDELDDRIAGLQAGADDYLVKPFALQELVLRLRALLRRRPEPEDRLRVGPLEVDPATRTVRYLEAEVPLTRREFELLEVLARNAGLVLSRDQLLDRVWGYDFDVRSDVVDTFVSYLRRKLEADGRPRIVHTVRGVGFSLRDPS, translated from the coding sequence ATGACTGCCCGGGTACTGGTGGCCGACGACGATCCCGCGATCCTGCGTTCGCTGGACCGCGGCCTGCGGCTGAACGGCTTCGCCGTATCGCTGGCCGAGGACGGGCGTTCCGCGCTGACGCAGATGCGGACGGACCCGTCCGCGTCCGGCGCGGAGCCCCGGCCGGGGGCCCGTCCGGACGTCCTGGTGCTGGACGTCTCCCTGCCCGACATCCGGGGTACCGACGTCTGCCGGCGGCTGCGCGCCGACGGCGACGACACCCCCGTCCTGATGCTCTCCGCCCTGGACGAGCTGGACGACCGGATCGCCGGACTCCAGGCCGGGGCCGACGACTACCTGGTGAAGCCGTTCGCCCTGCAGGAGCTGGTGCTCCGGCTGCGGGCGCTGCTGCGCCGCCGCCCGGAGCCAGAGGACCGGCTGCGGGTGGGCCCGCTGGAGGTGGACCCGGCCACCCGGACCGTGCGCTACCTGGAGGCCGAGGTACCGCTCACCCGGCGGGAGTTCGAGCTGCTGGAGGTGCTGGCCAGGAACGCCGGCCTGGTGCTGAGCCGGGACCAGCTGCTGGACCGCGTCTGGGGCTACGACTTCGACGTCCGCAGCGACGTGGTGGACACCTTCGTCAGCTATCTGCGCCGCAAGCTGGAGGCGGACGGCAGGCCCCGGATCGTCCACACCGTGCGCGGGGTGGGTTTCAGCCTCCGGGACCCCTCGTGA
- a CDS encoding maleylpyruvate isomerase family mycothiol-dependent enzyme has protein sequence MTDKLTVQSYIDAWTHTIESISELVAPLAEGEWNRPTECPFWSVRDVVSHVIGMELELLGDPRPIHTLPRDLFHVDSEFARYTEIPVDTRRCHTAPEMTSELEYTIIRRSRSLRNATTGPDDQVRWPMGPLSREVPYHQLLRTRVFDVWMHEQDLRRALRSPGNLDSPAAFVSREVLVEALPKVVARRAGAPAGTTVVLDVHGPMEFMLTVRVDHDGRGSVNEHVPLAPTARIAMDWETYIRLAGGRMPAAQAQVKTDGDEELAERILERFAITP, from the coding sequence GTGACCGACAAGCTCACCGTCCAGAGCTATATCGATGCCTGGACCCACACCATAGAGTCGATCTCCGAACTGGTCGCACCGCTTGCCGAGGGGGAATGGAACCGCCCCACGGAGTGCCCGTTCTGGTCGGTGCGAGACGTGGTCTCCCATGTGATCGGCATGGAGCTGGAGCTGCTCGGCGATCCGCGCCCCATCCACACCCTCCCCCGTGATCTCTTCCATGTGGACAGCGAGTTCGCCCGCTACACGGAGATACCGGTGGACACCCGGCGCTGCCACACCGCTCCGGAGATGACCTCCGAGCTGGAGTACACCATCATCCGCCGCTCGCGGTCGCTGCGGAACGCGACCACCGGCCCGGACGACCAGGTGCGCTGGCCGATGGGCCCGCTGAGCCGGGAGGTGCCGTACCACCAGCTGCTGCGCACCCGGGTGTTCGACGTGTGGATGCACGAGCAGGATCTGCGCCGGGCGCTGCGCAGCCCCGGCAATCTGGACTCGCCGGCCGCGTTCGTCTCCCGCGAGGTGCTGGTGGAGGCGCTGCCGAAGGTGGTCGCCCGCAGGGCGGGCGCGCCGGCCGGTACGACGGTGGTGCTGGACGTCCACGGGCCGATGGAGTTCATGCTGACGGTGCGGGTCGACCACGACGGCCGCGGCTCGGTCAACGAGCATGTGCCGCTGGCGCCGACGGCGCGGATCGCGATGGACTGGGAGACCTACATCCGCCTCGCGGGCGGCCGGATGCCGGCGGCGCAGGCGCAGGTGAAGACGGATGGCGACGAGGAGCTGGCCGAACGCATCCTGGAGCGGTTCGCGATCACGCCGTAG
- a CDS encoding LURP-one-related/scramblase family protein, whose translation MKYLMRERIFGIGDDHWITTEHGDKAFLVDGKALRIRETFELKDPSGEKVAVIKKKLVSVRDAMVIERDGETLATVKKKLFTPFRDVYEAKLADGRELEVHGDFLDHEFDIEDDGRRVARVSRKWFSIRDTYAIDIPDEIAYEDVAVLLSVAVCVDHLNGEEHGRND comes from the coding sequence GTGAAGTACCTGATGCGGGAGCGGATCTTCGGGATCGGCGACGACCACTGGATCACCACCGAGCACGGGGACAAGGCCTTCCTGGTCGACGGCAAGGCCCTGCGCATCCGGGAGACCTTCGAGCTCAAGGACCCGTCGGGCGAGAAGGTCGCGGTGATCAAGAAGAAGCTGGTCTCGGTCCGGGACGCGATGGTGATCGAACGGGACGGGGAGACCCTGGCCACCGTCAAGAAGAAGCTCTTCACCCCCTTCCGGGACGTCTACGAGGCGAAGCTCGCGGACGGCCGCGAGCTGGAGGTGCACGGCGACTTCCTCGACCACGAGTTCGACATCGAGGACGACGGCCGCCGGGTGGCCCGGGTCTCCCGGAAGTGGTTCTCCATCCGCGACACCTACGCCATCGACATCCCGGACGAGATCGCCTACGAGGACGTGGCCGTGCTGCTGAGCGTCGCGGTCTGCGTGGACCACCTCAACGGCGAGGAGCACGGGCGGAACGACTGA
- a CDS encoding GntR family transcriptional regulator gives MAAADRVYTHVKQAVLDRSYAGGTLLVEGELADVVGVSRTPVREALLRLEAEGLIKLYPKKGALVLPVSAQEIADVVEARLLVERHAVQKAIPAPAALLQRLQELLDEQRDCVARGDLLGASTADRAFHHAIVAEAGNQIIEHLYDQLRDRQLRMGVEVMRARPERVRSNLTDHSAILEALRAGDRDLADHRVREHVGRVDTLLRS, from the coding sequence ATGGCCGCAGCCGATCGGGTCTACACCCATGTCAAGCAAGCCGTACTGGACCGGAGCTACGCCGGGGGCACCCTCCTCGTGGAAGGCGAGCTGGCGGACGTCGTCGGCGTCTCACGCACGCCGGTACGCGAGGCCCTGCTCCGGCTGGAGGCCGAGGGGCTGATCAAGCTCTACCCGAAGAAGGGCGCCCTGGTGCTGCCGGTCTCCGCGCAGGAGATCGCCGACGTGGTGGAGGCCCGGCTGCTGGTCGAGCGGCATGCCGTGCAGAAGGCCATCCCGGCGCCGGCCGCGCTGCTCCAGCGGCTCCAGGAGCTGCTCGACGAGCAGCGGGACTGCGTGGCCCGGGGGGACCTCCTCGGCGCCTCCACCGCCGACCGGGCGTTCCACCACGCCATCGTCGCCGAGGCCGGCAACCAGATCATCGAGCACCTCTACGACCAGCTGAGGGACCGCCAGCTGCGCATGGGCGTCGAGGTGATGCGCGCCCGGCCGGAGCGGGTCCGGTCCAATCTCACCGACCACTCCGCGATCCTGGAGGCGCTCCGCGCCGGGGACCGCGACCTGGCCGACCACCGCGTCCGCGAGCACGTCGGACGCGTCGACACCCTGCTGAGGAGCTGA